A DNA window from Pseudodesulfovibrio thermohalotolerans contains the following coding sequences:
- a CDS encoding cereblon family protein — protein sequence MILRCKTSIRALRGEPDRETPSPGGPESPDGRPGESPELSDAETGGVLVCRACRSRITRRDFAMEVNGSHRHVFFNPHGLVFELGCFASAKNLLPAGPETDEFTWFPGHRWQVVLCTGCSSQLGWRYVGEAGGFFGLILKALAEEEAGIRG from the coding sequence ATGATCCTACGCTGCAAGACATCGATTCGCGCGTTGCGCGGGGAGCCGGATCGGGAAACGCCGTCCCCGGGCGGACCCGAGTCCCCGGACGGGCGGCCCGGCGAAAGCCCGGAGCTTTCGGACGCCGAGACCGGCGGCGTTTTGGTCTGCCGGGCGTGCCGGAGCCGGATCACCCGGCGAGACTTCGCCATGGAGGTGAACGGCAGCCATCGGCACGTCTTTTTCAATCCCCACGGGCTGGTCTTCGAGCTGGGCTGTTTCGCCTCGGCGAAAAACCTGCTGCCCGCCGGGCCTGAGACCGACGAATTCACATGGTTTCCGGGGCACCGCTGGCAGGTGGTCCTGTGTACCGGGTGCTCCTCCCAACTCGGCTGGCGATACGTCGGGGAGGCGGGAGGTTTCTTTGGCCTCATTCTCAAGGCGTTGGCGGAGGAGGAGGCGGGCATACGGGGATAG
- a CDS encoding LysE/ArgO family amino acid transporter, whose product MTPFIQGYAMGGGLIVAIGAQNAFVLTQGVRRNHHLAVAALCILCDGLLIGLGVTGVGAAVASNPALGRVAAWAGAAFLAWYGLTAFRSALRGGSLEARMEVDRGLMRTLALTLAVTLLNPHVYLDTVLLMGSISGRFAGSARYVFGLGAFAASVTWFLALGLGGRALAPLFSREAAWRVLDGAVCLTMWAVAVSLVRSALTA is encoded by the coding sequence GTGACGCCATTTATACAGGGATACGCCATGGGCGGCGGGCTGATCGTGGCCATCGGCGCGCAGAACGCGTTCGTGCTGACGCAGGGAGTGCGACGCAATCATCATCTGGCGGTGGCGGCGTTGTGCATCCTGTGCGACGGGCTGCTTATCGGGCTTGGGGTGACGGGCGTGGGCGCGGCCGTGGCATCGAATCCGGCTTTGGGGCGCGTTGCGGCCTGGGCCGGGGCGGCGTTTCTGGCGTGGTACGGCCTGACGGCGTTCAGATCGGCCCTGCGCGGCGGTTCCCTGGAGGCGAGAATGGAGGTCGACAGGGGGCTCATGCGGACATTGGCGTTGACCCTGGCCGTGACCCTGCTCAACCCGCACGTGTACTTGGACACCGTGTTGCTTATGGGTTCGATCAGCGGGCGGTTTGCCGGTTCGGCGCGATACGTTTTCGGGCTCGGGGCGTTCGCGGCCTCGGTCACCTGGTTTCTGGCCCTGGGGTTGGGTGGCCGGGCGTTGGCTCCGCTGTTTTCCCGGGAAGCCGCCTGGCGCGTTCTGGACGGGGCGGTCTGTCTGACTATGTGGGCCGTGGCGGTTTCCCTGGTACGGTCCGCGCTCACGGCCTAG
- a CDS encoding LysR family transcriptional regulator ArgP — MLDYKLVEAFAAIIGEGGFEKGARVLHLTQGAVSQRIKLLEEQTGCVLLVRSSPPRPTAAGRDMLRHYRRVRRLEEDLAAGTDRKRAEFDTLAVGLNADSLATWFFPAVNDYLDTEAVLLDLSVDDQAETLKLLKAGEVIGCVSDRADPVQGCRVEYLGDMDYRLYGTPSYKAKWFRDGVGIEEAEAAPILVFNRKDVMHETLLAEALGEHPVLRAPFYLPSSEKFPEAIASGRVCGMLPDQQAEPGLKRGELVDLLPGHVFTVRLHWHCWNLESARLAGFTDALVRAARSLLSQRP, encoded by the coding sequence ATGTTGGATTACAAATTGGTCGAGGCTTTCGCGGCCATTATCGGCGAAGGCGGATTCGAAAAGGGCGCGCGGGTTCTGCATCTTACCCAGGGAGCCGTGTCCCAGCGGATCAAGCTGCTGGAGGAACAGACCGGGTGCGTGCTGCTCGTGCGATCCTCGCCGCCGCGTCCCACGGCAGCGGGCCGGGACATGCTCCGACACTATCGCCGGGTGAGGCGGCTCGAAGAGGACCTGGCCGCCGGGACCGACCGGAAACGCGCCGAATTCGACACCCTCGCCGTCGGCCTCAACGCCGATTCCCTGGCCACCTGGTTTTTCCCAGCCGTAAACGACTATCTCGACACCGAGGCAGTGCTCCTGGACCTGTCCGTGGACGATCAGGCCGAGACCCTCAAACTCCTCAAGGCGGGCGAGGTCATCGGCTGCGTCTCGGACCGCGCCGATCCCGTCCAGGGGTGCCGCGTGGAATACCTCGGCGACATGGATTACCGTTTGTATGGCACTCCGTCATACAAAGCGAAGTGGTTCCGGGATGGCGTCGGCATTGAGGAGGCCGAAGCGGCCCCTATACTCGTCTTCAACCGCAAGGACGTCATGCACGAAACGCTGCTGGCCGAAGCTCTGGGTGAACACCCTGTCCTGCGGGCACCCTTCTACCTGCCGTCGTCCGAGAAATTCCCCGAGGCCATCGCTTCGGGCAGGGTGTGCGGAATGCTCCCGGACCAGCAGGCCGAACCGGGGCTCAAACGGGGCGAGCTTGTGGACCTGCTGCCCGGCCACGTCTTCACCGTCCGCCTGCACTGGCATTGCTGGAACCTCGAATCCGCGCGCCTGGCCGGGTTCACCGACGCTCTGGTCCGCGCCGCGCGCTCCCTGCTCAGTCAGCGTCCATAG
- a CDS encoding DUF2959 domain-containing protein, which yields MKRFALVLSVLTLFAAYGCSKTYYSAMESMGYDKREILSDRVENARESQKDAKEQFASALEQFKSVVDFDGGKLQDVYEKLNDEYEECVSEAGQVKSRIDSVEDVAGALFDEWNDEIKLYSSAKLRRSSQQKLAATKKRYNGLIRAMRNAEKKMYPVLEAFEDQVLYLKHNLNAKAVAALEGELTSIRTDVDALIKEMDKSIAEADDFIKTLE from the coding sequence ATGAAACGGTTTGCTCTGGTCCTGTCCGTCCTCACCCTCTTCGCCGCCTACGGCTGCTCGAAGACCTACTACTCCGCCATGGAGTCCATGGGTTACGACAAGAGGGAAATACTTTCCGACCGCGTGGAAAACGCCCGCGAATCCCAGAAGGACGCCAAGGAACAGTTCGCCTCCGCTCTTGAGCAGTTCAAGTCCGTGGTCGATTTCGACGGCGGCAAGCTCCAGGATGTTTATGAGAAGCTCAACGACGAGTACGAGGAATGCGTTTCCGAAGCCGGTCAGGTCAAATCGCGGATCGACTCCGTCGAGGACGTTGCCGGTGCCCTGTTCGACGAGTGGAACGATGAAATCAAACTCTACTCCAGCGCCAAGCTGCGCCGCTCCAGCCAGCAGAAGCTCGCCGCCACCAAGAAGCGGTACAACGGCCTCATCAGGGCCATGCGCAACGCGGAGAAGAAGATGTATCCCGTGCTGGAGGCGTTCGAGGACCAGGTTCTCTACCTCAAGCACAACCTCAACGCCAAGGCCGTGGCCGCCCTCGAAGGCGAGCTGACCTCCATCCGTACTGACGTGGACGCCCTCATCAAGGAGATGGACAAGTCCATCGCCGAGGCCGACGACTTCATCAAGACCCTGGAATAA
- the fumC gene encoding class II fumarate hydratase yields the protein MFRIETDSLGEVRVPEEALWGAQTQRALTLFTIDGELMPREMVRAYAILKKGCALANGEAGKLAPERQDLIVTVCDEILAGQHADMFPLPVWISGSGTQFNMNVNEVIANRCSQLAGKPLGSKEPVHPNDHVNLSQSTNDNFPSAMYMAAAAEVAEKLIPSVEAMRGELKAKAEAWAGIVKIGRTHMQDATPLTLGQEFSGYASLLDDDEKRIEDALDGVYELALGGTAVGTGVNSWPGFAEAATGYIADLTGLPFVPARNRFAAQGSHDALVHLSAALKTLANSLNKIASDIRLLSCGPRAGLGELVIPANEPGSSIMPGKVNPTQCEALTMVSMQVMANDLAVTLGGTSGSLEMNAYKPLIIRNVLHSVRLLNDGVLSFTVNLLAGLAPDRERIAAHVSHSLMLVTALTPVIGYDKAAEIAHHAHKTGQSLRAAALELGLVTAEEFDRVVVPEKMIRPRE from the coding sequence ATGTTCCGAATCGAAACGGACAGTCTCGGCGAGGTCCGGGTGCCGGAGGAAGCGTTGTGGGGCGCGCAGACGCAGCGCGCTCTCACCCTGTTCACCATCGACGGCGAGTTGATGCCCCGGGAAATGGTCCGGGCGTACGCCATTTTGAAAAAAGGGTGCGCCCTGGCAAACGGTGAGGCGGGGAAGCTGGCTCCGGAACGGCAGGACCTCATCGTGACGGTCTGCGACGAGATTCTCGCCGGACAACACGCGGACATGTTCCCGTTGCCGGTGTGGATTTCGGGTAGCGGCACCCAGTTCAACATGAACGTGAACGAAGTCATCGCCAACCGCTGCTCGCAACTGGCGGGCAAGCCCCTGGGCTCCAAGGAGCCGGTTCATCCCAATGACCACGTCAACTTGAGTCAGTCAACTAACGATAACTTTCCGTCAGCCATGTATATGGCTGCCGCCGCTGAAGTTGCCGAAAAATTAATTCCATCCGTCGAAGCCATGCGCGGCGAGCTTAAGGCCAAGGCCGAGGCGTGGGCCGGTATCGTCAAGATCGGCCGAACGCACATGCAGGACGCCACGCCCCTGACGTTGGGGCAGGAATTTTCAGGGTACGCCTCGCTACTCGACGACGACGAAAAACGGATCGAGGACGCCCTGGACGGCGTGTACGAGCTGGCCCTGGGCGGCACGGCCGTGGGCACCGGAGTGAACAGTTGGCCGGGCTTTGCCGAGGCGGCCACGGGATATATCGCGGACCTGACCGGGCTGCCGTTCGTTCCGGCCCGGAATCGGTTCGCGGCGCAGGGCAGTCACGACGCGCTGGTGCACCTGTCGGCGGCGTTGAAGACCCTGGCCAACTCCCTGAACAAGATCGCTTCGGACATCCGGCTGCTCTCCTGCGGCCCGCGCGCCGGACTGGGCGAGCTGGTCATACCGGCCAACGAGCCGGGTTCGTCCATCATGCCGGGCAAGGTCAATCCGACCCAGTGCGAGGCCCTGACCATGGTTTCCATGCAGGTCATGGCCAACGATCTGGCCGTGACTCTCGGCGGAACGTCCGGCTCCCTGGAGATGAATGCCTACAAACCGCTCATCATCCGCAACGTGCTGCATTCCGTGCGGCTGCTGAACGACGGTGTGTTAAGCTTCACGGTCAATCTGCTGGCAGGGCTCGCGCCCGACCGGGAGCGCATCGCGGCGCATGTGTCCCATTCGCTCATGCTGGTCACGGCCCTGACCCCGGTGATCGGCTACGACAAGGCCGCCGAGATCGCGCATCATGCTCACAAGACCGGGCAGAGCCTGCGCGCGGCGGCACTGGAACTCGGGTTGGTGACGGCCGAGGAGTTCGACCGAGTGGTGGTTCCCGAAAAGATGATCCGTCCCCGGGAGTAG
- a CDS encoding IS1595 family transposase, which produces MRKSRLSQKKQLRLIEHFVAGTTARCAADLVGVNVKTAAFYFHRLREIIAEEESYEGMDFGEFEVDESYFGGKRKGKRGRGSAGKAPVFGILKRGGKVYTQVIPDAKSKTLLPIIREKVQPDSIVYSDALYSYNVLDVSEFKHFRINHSKLFADRQNHINGIENFWNQAKRHMRKFNGIPTKNFPLFLKECEWRFNNTNPQDQFKQLKQWVKKHMG; this is translated from the coding sequence ATGCGAAAAAGTCGTTTGAGTCAGAAAAAGCAGCTCCGATTGATTGAGCATTTTGTGGCTGGCACCACTGCCCGTTGTGCTGCTGATTTGGTTGGAGTGAATGTCAAAACAGCCGCCTTTTACTTTCATCGGCTCCGCGAAATCATAGCCGAAGAAGAGTCCTATGAAGGGATGGACTTTGGTGAATTTGAAGTCGATGAAAGCTACTTCGGCGGAAAGCGGAAGGGCAAACGAGGCCGGGGATCTGCAGGCAAGGCACCCGTTTTTGGAATTCTTAAAAGAGGTGGAAAGGTATACACCCAAGTGATTCCTGACGCTAAGAGCAAAACGTTGCTGCCAATCATTCGTGAAAAAGTGCAACCAGACAGTATCGTGTACTCAGATGCTCTTTACAGCTACAATGTTCTCGACGTTTCCGAATTCAAACACTTCAGGATCAACCATTCAAAGTTGTTTGCCGACAGACAAAACCACATCAATGGGATTGAGAACTTTTGGAACCAGGCCAAACGCCACATGAGGAAGTTCAACGGTATCCCGACCAAAAACTTTCCCCTATTTTTGAAGGAATGCGAGTGGCGTTTTAACAACACCAATCCACAGGACCAGTTTAAACAACTGAAACAGTGGGTTAAAAAGCATATGGGCTAG
- a CDS encoding universal stress protein, which yields MNRDDEKLRILICIGGGPEAYASLRYAVRLSKANCADITLLYVRPLDSGLNSGGLEVRVARENVLDWGLELPGLRQLKAARDILVELGEIEPGASREWKHSEIKGDPAGEYVRDYETPCGGIVSLRLRTASDVTSAVSDEAKRFNADVVIVGASPEPVTGLKKFFYRKPLALKIAAHAHCSVILARHLEPDRNHLVCVQDTDQSRAMLPAVSRYFQSSHHPLSILSVAPTEADLPSAQKAAQEAAQILGSLGISPAEILVEVGDPVETIITIGYDFSLILASESLKPWFAKGFSVSHEVAEKARNSVMIVK from the coding sequence CTGAGCAAGGCCAACTGCGCCGACATCACCCTGCTCTACGTCCGCCCCCTGGACAGCGGCCTCAACTCCGGCGGCCTGGAAGTGCGCGTCGCCCGCGAAAACGTCCTTGACTGGGGCCTGGAACTGCCCGGCCTGCGCCAACTCAAGGCCGCCCGCGACATCCTCGTGGAGTTGGGCGAAATCGAACCGGGCGCAAGCCGGGAATGGAAGCATAGCGAGATCAAGGGCGACCCGGCGGGCGAATACGTCCGCGACTACGAGACCCCCTGTGGCGGCATCGTCTCCCTCAGGCTGCGCACCGCCTCTGACGTGACCTCCGCCGTGTCCGACGAGGCCAAACGGTTCAACGCCGACGTGGTCATTGTCGGCGCATCGCCGGAACCAGTGACCGGACTCAAGAAATTCTTCTACCGCAAGCCGCTCGCTCTCAAGATCGCGGCCCACGCGCACTGCTCCGTCATCCTCGCCCGGCACCTCGAACCGGACCGGAATCACCTGGTCTGCGTCCAGGACACCGACCAGTCCCGGGCCATGCTCCCCGCCGTTAGCCGGTACTTCCAGTCCAGCCACCACCCCCTCTCCATCCTGTCCGTGGCGCCAACCGAGGCGGACCTGCCCTCGGCCCAGAAAGCCGCACAGGAGGCCGCGCAGATACTCGGCTCCCTCGGCATCAGCCCGGCCGAAATCCTCGTGGAGGTGGGCGACCCCGTGGAAACCATCATCACCATCGGCTACGACTTCTCCCTCATCCTCGCCTCGGAATCGCTCAAGCCCTGGTTTGCCAAGGGATTCAGCGTCTCCCACGAAGTAGCGGAAAAAGCCCGCAACTCCGTCATGATCGTCAAATAA